One genomic window of Stigmatella ashevillena includes the following:
- a CDS encoding tetratricopeptide repeat protein, whose translation MRTHSKAPAGKTAMTLTRSFTTAALVFTTACATTSQVKPAAAEAPSPRPVPVATSEVPSAPPAPHDDSGPQALFLSALEAFDAGDYDRARKGFEQVVESSPQSLNAQFNLGLIAERQGRLADAQAAYEKVLGREPGHQPSLLNLGRLYRVQEKFAEAIRLYEGALAAPGHAHDVALLNNLTVAYRLAGQFEQAEATARRVLARSKDNPEAYKNLALVYYDQGQYRLAELVSANARKLAENDPGVYNNLGMIYLKLNERPRALAQFQKAVSLNDQFAPGYLNIGAMSLAYRDYAGAERAFARAVELDPTSYESHLYYAFALDGQKGSDAKRGLAAGEAFEKVLAMRPEHPEAVCGAGWAYAADRAGWQKALGYLDRCKALQATTPQDRQMIDTKVQGIQAMLKSGQPQPAAAEAKKEGAQGKDSSLLDKVSDEAAREEGTPAEEAPPADEAASAEPAPAQEAPAAPPGNPAGAPSPAP comes from the coding sequence ATGCGCACTCACTCCAAGGCTCCCGCAGGGAAGACCGCCATGACGCTCACCCGCTCGTTCACCACCGCCGCGCTCGTGTTCACCACGGCCTGCGCGACGACTTCTCAGGTCAAGCCCGCTGCCGCCGAGGCGCCGTCCCCGCGGCCTGTCCCGGTGGCCACCTCCGAGGTGCCCTCGGCCCCGCCCGCACCCCATGACGACTCGGGGCCTCAGGCCCTGTTCCTGTCGGCGCTCGAGGCTTTCGACGCGGGAGACTACGACCGGGCCCGCAAGGGCTTCGAGCAGGTGGTGGAGTCGTCGCCCCAGAGCCTCAACGCTCAGTTCAACCTGGGGCTCATCGCCGAGCGCCAGGGGCGGCTCGCGGATGCCCAGGCCGCCTATGAGAAGGTGCTCGGGAGGGAGCCGGGCCATCAGCCCTCGCTCTTGAACCTGGGGCGGCTGTACCGCGTGCAGGAGAAGTTCGCGGAGGCCATTCGCCTGTACGAAGGGGCCCTGGCGGCCCCCGGCCACGCGCATGACGTCGCGCTCCTCAACAACCTCACCGTGGCTTATCGGCTCGCGGGCCAGTTCGAGCAAGCGGAAGCCACCGCCCGGCGCGTCCTGGCGCGCAGCAAGGACAATCCCGAGGCGTACAAGAACCTCGCGCTCGTTTACTACGACCAGGGGCAGTACCGGCTCGCGGAGCTGGTGAGCGCCAACGCGCGCAAGCTCGCGGAGAATGATCCCGGCGTCTACAACAACCTCGGGATGATCTACCTGAAGCTGAACGAGCGTCCCCGGGCGCTGGCCCAGTTCCAGAAGGCGGTGTCGCTCAACGACCAATTCGCCCCGGGCTACCTGAACATCGGCGCCATGTCGCTGGCGTACCGGGACTACGCGGGCGCCGAGCGGGCCTTTGCCCGGGCGGTGGAGCTGGATCCCACGTCCTACGAGAGCCACCTCTATTACGCCTTCGCCCTGGATGGGCAGAAGGGGAGCGATGCGAAGCGGGGCCTCGCCGCGGGAGAGGCTTTCGAGAAGGTTCTCGCCATGCGCCCCGAGCACCCGGAGGCCGTCTGCGGCGCCGGGTGGGCCTATGCTGCGGACCGGGCCGGCTGGCAGAAGGCGCTGGGCTACCTCGATCGCTGCAAGGCGCTCCAGGCCACCACGCCCCAGGATCGCCAGATGATCGATACCAAGGTGCAAGGCATTCAGGCGATGCTGAAGAGTGGACAGCCTCAGCCCGCCGCCGCCGAAGCGAAGAAGGAAGGCGCCCAGGGCAAGGACAGCTCCTTGCTGGACAAGGTGTCGGATGAGGCCGCGCGCGAGGAGGGGACTCCCGCTGAGGAGGCGCCTCCTGCGGACGAGGCGGCCTCGGCGGAGCCCGCCCCCGCGCAGGAGGCCCCCGCGGCGCCGCCGGGCAATCCCGCCGGTGCTCCTTCTCCGGCACCTTGA
- a CDS encoding tetratricopeptide repeat protein, whose translation MKAFLRFGALAVGVTLTVSGVGEAAASRKAVAKKPSAAAKAVPGKSRSKQAQKPQAPKSPVAAAVPDALEEKEKRQGPARVKPANEKFAELPRIADAKKDALADRKRDEAIEGFKRLIPKIQDGSERKADLIYRLSELYWEKSKYLYRLEMDRFLAAEKAFDAAEARGEKVEAPKQDHRDSERYRAETMSLYEDLLRDYPKYEHMDEVLFAQGYNLNELNRGPEAVKRYQQLIRDFPQSQFVPDAYIQLGNYFFENNKLAPARENYEKARDTRVPKIYAYAIYKLAWCDFNSGGYEDGLKKLQEAVEFAETQGEELGDLKTEALNDLTVFYVQLDQPKEALAYFKAKAPAKRQGRLIAKTAVGLADAGHFDSAIHMFRTLVDDAPMGPNAPEYQQAIVRSYEGLRQRTQVRTEMKRMVDLYRPGGTWWQANAGDNPVLRNAFNVTEEAMRVMVTEYHQEAQKTRQVETYRLARDIYKQYVDAFASSEDPDFVADSAFNLRFFYAEILWALEEWEAAAGEYDAVVSFKIPDRDSAREVSNESYRKSASFAAVLAYDKLVKIERGQLAKSDLKDGQKVNENKDKGDVEKKRIVKKDAKQQQEQPLTRLESRLVAACDTYNSLYPNNPDEIDLRYQAAVILYDRNHFVDAARRFGEIITKYPEERRSRDAADLTMFVLESREEWQELNTLSRQFLGNKKLSKPGTEFASRVTKVVEGSQYKWVDEIVYRKEKNPKKAGELFLSFVTEFPKSENADRALTYAMIIFQEAAELDRGVEAGARVLKEYPDSIFGLKVRYTMAGFYEKMAEFQKAAEMYESFVDAYDAAVNGGSEAKETKTVKAKSAKKGAKASAKKQEVAATAAAVPQTERQQLVKEAEEWVADALFNAGLWWEGVGQSQKAISAYAEYLARFRDRKDVPQIAYNVALVHEKNGHWTDAARAFASFAEAYAKDPRTSGVQLYLARYKEMMAYQQAKDLRSVDRVRADLLRGWGRLSDQDKQDVKLLDAYAHTRFLELEFLWKRYTGIRFSRVATIRRDLAAKQKEIQRVEKEYAAVLAVGSGEWGIAALTRIGMAYADFARNILDSPDPKGLDEEQLAMYRGELENLALPLEDKATEALEKALQKAYELSIYNEWTLAAQDQMNRYRPGAYAQVRQVPYRGSEFFATSDVVKEPELSASATATPTPGAGTPTPALPATVEPPSASPEPSAQVGEVQP comes from the coding sequence ATGAAGGCGTTCCTTCGGTTCGGTGCGCTCGCTGTGGGCGTAACGCTCACCGTGAGCGGTGTAGGTGAGGCGGCGGCGTCCAGGAAGGCTGTGGCGAAGAAGCCCTCGGCGGCGGCCAAGGCAGTCCCCGGAAAGTCTCGTTCCAAACAGGCCCAGAAGCCCCAGGCCCCAAAATCGCCCGTGGCGGCCGCGGTCCCCGACGCCCTGGAGGAGAAGGAGAAGCGCCAGGGGCCCGCGCGCGTCAAACCCGCCAACGAGAAGTTCGCGGAGCTGCCGCGCATCGCGGACGCCAAGAAGGATGCCCTGGCGGACCGCAAGCGCGATGAGGCTATCGAAGGCTTCAAGCGGCTGATCCCGAAGATTCAGGATGGCAGCGAGCGCAAGGCGGATCTCATCTACCGGCTCTCGGAGCTGTACTGGGAGAAGTCCAAGTACCTCTACCGGCTGGAGATGGACCGGTTCCTCGCGGCCGAGAAGGCGTTTGATGCGGCGGAGGCGCGCGGCGAGAAGGTGGAAGCGCCCAAGCAGGACCACCGCGACAGCGAGCGCTACCGCGCGGAGACGATGAGCCTCTACGAGGACCTCCTGCGCGACTATCCCAAGTACGAGCACATGGACGAGGTGCTCTTCGCCCAGGGCTACAACCTCAACGAGCTCAACCGGGGCCCGGAGGCGGTGAAGCGCTACCAGCAGCTGATCCGCGACTTCCCTCAGTCCCAGTTCGTTCCGGACGCGTACATCCAACTGGGCAACTACTTCTTCGAGAACAACAAGCTGGCGCCCGCGCGGGAGAACTACGAGAAGGCGCGCGACACGCGCGTGCCGAAGATCTACGCCTACGCCATCTACAAGCTGGCGTGGTGCGACTTCAACAGCGGCGGCTACGAGGACGGCCTCAAGAAGTTGCAGGAGGCGGTGGAGTTCGCGGAGACGCAGGGCGAGGAGTTGGGCGACCTCAAGACAGAGGCACTCAATGACTTGACGGTCTTCTACGTCCAGCTCGACCAGCCGAAGGAGGCCCTGGCCTACTTCAAGGCCAAGGCGCCGGCCAAGCGTCAGGGGCGGCTCATCGCCAAGACGGCGGTGGGGCTGGCGGACGCGGGCCACTTCGACAGCGCCATCCACATGTTCCGCACGCTCGTGGACGACGCGCCCATGGGCCCGAACGCCCCCGAGTACCAGCAGGCCATCGTCCGCTCCTATGAGGGGCTGCGCCAGCGCACGCAGGTGCGCACCGAGATGAAGCGCATGGTGGACCTGTACCGCCCGGGTGGCACGTGGTGGCAGGCCAACGCCGGGGACAACCCCGTGCTGCGCAACGCCTTCAACGTCACCGAAGAGGCCATGCGGGTGATGGTGACCGAGTACCACCAGGAGGCGCAGAAGACGCGCCAGGTGGAGACCTACCGGCTCGCCCGCGACATCTACAAGCAGTACGTGGATGCGTTCGCCTCCAGCGAGGATCCGGACTTCGTCGCCGACTCGGCCTTCAACCTGCGCTTCTTCTACGCGGAGATCCTCTGGGCGCTGGAGGAGTGGGAGGCCGCCGCCGGTGAGTACGACGCCGTGGTGTCCTTCAAGATTCCGGACCGCGACTCGGCACGCGAGGTGTCCAACGAGTCCTACCGCAAGAGCGCCTCGTTCGCCGCGGTGCTCGCCTACGACAAGCTCGTGAAGATCGAACGGGGCCAGCTCGCCAAGAGTGACCTGAAGGACGGCCAGAAGGTCAACGAGAACAAGGACAAGGGCGACGTCGAGAAGAAGCGCATCGTCAAGAAGGACGCCAAGCAGCAGCAGGAGCAGCCGCTCACGCGCCTCGAATCGCGCTTGGTGGCTGCGTGCGACACGTATAACTCGCTCTATCCCAACAACCCGGACGAGATCGACCTGCGCTACCAGGCCGCCGTCATCCTCTATGACCGCAACCACTTCGTGGACGCGGCCCGGCGCTTCGGGGAGATCATCACCAAGTACCCCGAGGAGCGGCGCTCGCGGGACGCGGCGGACCTGACGATGTTCGTGCTGGAGAGCCGCGAGGAGTGGCAGGAGCTCAACACGCTGTCGCGCCAGTTCCTCGGCAACAAGAAGCTCAGCAAGCCGGGCACCGAGTTCGCCTCACGCGTGACGAAGGTGGTGGAGGGCAGCCAGTACAAGTGGGTGGATGAGATCGTCTACCGCAAGGAGAAGAACCCCAAGAAGGCCGGGGAGCTGTTCCTCTCGTTCGTCACCGAGTTCCCCAAGTCGGAGAATGCCGACCGGGCGCTCACCTACGCGATGATCATCTTCCAAGAGGCCGCCGAGCTGGATCGCGGCGTGGAGGCGGGTGCCCGCGTCCTCAAGGAGTACCCGGACAGCATCTTCGGCCTGAAGGTCCGCTACACGATGGCGGGCTTCTACGAGAAGATGGCCGAGTTCCAGAAGGCCGCGGAGATGTACGAGTCCTTCGTGGATGCCTACGACGCCGCGGTGAACGGTGGCTCGGAGGCCAAGGAGACGAAGACCGTCAAGGCCAAGAGCGCGAAGAAGGGCGCCAAGGCCTCGGCGAAGAAGCAGGAGGTGGCCGCGACGGCCGCCGCCGTGCCGCAGACCGAGCGCCAGCAACTCGTGAAGGAGGCCGAGGAGTGGGTGGCCGATGCCCTCTTCAACGCGGGCCTCTGGTGGGAAGGCGTGGGGCAGTCGCAGAAGGCGATCTCGGCCTATGCCGAGTACCTGGCGCGCTTCCGCGACCGCAAGGATGTGCCGCAGATTGCCTACAACGTCGCGCTCGTTCACGAGAAGAACGGGCACTGGACCGATGCGGCGCGGGCCTTCGCCTCGTTCGCCGAGGCGTATGCGAAGGATCCACGCACCTCGGGCGTCCAGCTCTACCTGGCGCGCTACAAGGAGATGATGGCGTACCAGCAGGCCAAGGATCTGCGCTCCGTGGACCGTGTCCGCGCGGATCTGCTGCGCGGCTGGGGTCGGCTGTCCGATCAGGACAAGCAGGATGTGAAGCTGCTGGACGCCTACGCCCACACGCGCTTCCTGGAGCTGGAGTTCCTGTGGAAGCGCTACACGGGCATCCGCTTCTCGCGCGTGGCCACCATCCGGAGGGATCTGGCCGCCAAGCAGAAGGAGATCCAGCGGGTGGAGAAGGAGTATGCGGCGGTGCTGGCCGTCGGCTCGGGCGAGTGGGGCATCGCGGCGCTCACCCGCATCGGCATGGCCTACGCGGACTTCGCGCGCAACATCCTCGACTCGCCGGACCCCAAGGGGCTGGATGAGGAGCAGCTCGCCATGTACCGCGGCGAGCTGGAGAACCTGGCCCTGCCCCTGGAGGACAAGGCGACCGAGGCGCTCGAGAAGGCGCTCCAGAAGGCCTACGAGCTGTCCATCTACAATGAGTGGACGCTCGCCGCGCAGGACCAGATGAACCGCTACCGTCCGGGCGCCTACGCGCAGGTGCGCCAGGTGCCCTACCGGGGCAGCGAGTTCTTCGCCACCTCCGATGTCGTCAAGGAGCCGGAGCTGTCGGCCTCCGCGACCGCCACGCCCACGCCCGGCGCTGGAACGCCCACGCCGGCCCTCCCGGCCACCGTGGAGCCTCCGTCGGCTTCGCCCGAGCCCTCCGCCCAGGTGGGGGAGGTCCAGCCGTGA
- a CDS encoding tetratricopeptide repeat protein, which yields MFRLLALVAVALAPFTVSAQDANAYNRALSAFNGGELDTAIPLFFQVSEGNAEPETKGKAEYYLAQAFARKGLPVSAFVTYAAIVKAGPQHPSYLQAVEGLVDMQQQLDEQNLIPSLLNQAYTDEVRDRWVTLPKEVLARINYLVGTISHRRGRLEEARSLLEAVPADSRAYAQARYLLGVVLADRRFPGRPGEGEALDQSALTAFQAVLEQKGERQLKLEETRHLAMLALGRLHYGRGEYKQAITAYESVPRYTRVWDQALFENGFARFQDEDFGGALGSLQALHAPQYAGAFQPESWILKATVYYYSCLFDEVKTTLGAFEQVYEPMSKQLEPFIGEDVELIAAFNLVASENRRLPRPVYLWLRNNERIREVMRMLARVDEEKKDILGTSAWRGSALSAQTATALEDVRSTLLQVGGTLARSRIREAADNLRTFADQAEIIRVQTALDEKDLLQEGVDQKALLTRQSLYRPAMPGASWNYWKFQGEFWIDEIGYYQYTLKRGCPARQGE from the coding sequence ATGTTCCGACTGCTCGCACTCGTCGCCGTCGCCCTGGCACCGTTCACGGTGTCCGCGCAGGACGCGAATGCCTACAACCGCGCGCTCTCCGCCTTCAACGGGGGGGAACTCGACACGGCCATCCCGCTCTTCTTCCAGGTCTCGGAAGGGAACGCCGAGCCGGAGACGAAGGGCAAGGCCGAGTACTACCTGGCCCAGGCCTTCGCCCGGAAGGGGCTGCCGGTGAGCGCCTTCGTCACCTATGCCGCCATCGTGAAGGCGGGCCCGCAGCACCCTTCCTACCTCCAGGCCGTGGAGGGGCTCGTCGACATGCAGCAGCAACTCGATGAGCAGAACCTCATCCCCAGCCTCCTCAATCAGGCCTACACGGACGAGGTACGGGATCGGTGGGTGACGCTGCCCAAGGAGGTGCTGGCGCGCATCAACTACCTGGTGGGCACCATCAGCCACCGCCGGGGTCGCCTCGAGGAGGCGCGCTCCCTGCTGGAGGCGGTGCCTGCGGACAGCCGCGCCTATGCCCAGGCCCGCTACCTGCTGGGCGTGGTGCTCGCCGACCGGCGCTTCCCAGGACGGCCCGGGGAAGGGGAGGCACTCGATCAATCCGCTCTGACGGCTTTCCAGGCCGTGCTGGAGCAGAAGGGCGAGCGGCAGCTCAAGCTGGAGGAGACCCGGCACCTGGCGATGCTGGCGCTGGGCCGCCTGCACTATGGGCGGGGCGAGTACAAGCAGGCCATCACCGCCTACGAGTCCGTGCCGCGCTACACGCGCGTCTGGGATCAGGCCCTCTTCGAGAACGGCTTCGCCCGCTTCCAGGACGAGGACTTCGGCGGCGCCCTTGGCAGCCTCCAGGCCCTGCACGCTCCGCAGTACGCGGGGGCCTTCCAGCCGGAGTCCTGGATCCTCAAGGCCACCGTCTACTACTACAGCTGCCTCTTCGACGAGGTGAAGACGACCCTCGGCGCGTTCGAGCAGGTCTATGAGCCGATGTCCAAGCAGCTCGAGCCCTTCATCGGCGAGGACGTCGAGCTGATCGCCGCCTTCAACCTGGTCGCCTCGGAGAACCGGCGCCTGCCGCGCCCGGTGTACCTGTGGCTGCGCAACAACGAGCGGATCCGCGAGGTGATGCGGATGCTGGCGCGCGTGGACGAGGAGAAGAAGGACATCCTGGGCACGTCGGCCTGGCGGGGAAGCGCTCTCTCGGCGCAGACGGCCACCGCCCTGGAGGACGTCCGCAGCACCTTGCTCCAGGTGGGGGGCACCCTGGCCCGCAGCCGGATCCGCGAGGCCGCCGACAACCTGCGCACCTTCGCGGATCAGGCGGAGATCATCCGGGTGCAGACCGCGCTCGATGAGAAGGATCTGCTCCAGGAGGGCGTGGATCAGAAGGCCCTGCTCACCCGGCAGTCGCTCTACCGCCCCGCGATGCCCGGCGCCTCCTGGAACTACTGGAAATTCCAGGGAGAATTCTGGATCGACGAGATCGGCTACTACCAGTACACCCTCAAGCGAGGCTGCCCCGCCAGGCAGGGGGAGTAG
- a CDS encoding outer membrane beta-barrel domain-containing protein — protein MRTILSFALLVSAVARAQTVAPLAESALLQSSLAVPAQVSETPPSPAAPRHEMGSSVPDQDTPSTARPLSADEAEPEAAAPAPGTDIPADAPTVTVDESELRTTTAEQQRLVHGAPLYNPNVAVHIVQKKRFADEGRHEFSLYPVAVQVNGKFTNHLGSALHYTYHLQENFALQVTGQYNWHTNESDFNLELIDKVREQAQAASSLLLQWGAQAGVEVTPLYGKFAFYDNTLAQFSVVLSGGAGVGGTRHLIRPEVANQVGGETFSVPARFGAAGNKFLGSVGGGFRLQIGDSYAVRLEVKDLVYTARVDRVDGCNLADFEQMEAARVSNSPFEGLPLSSGCKFQKFDGVDPKTRKNYREDIILGRDLVEEPSSDVLNNVSFYAGFSVLF, from the coding sequence ATGCGAACGATCCTGTCCTTCGCGCTCCTCGTGTCAGCGGTTGCCCGGGCGCAGACGGTGGCCCCTCTGGCCGAGTCCGCGCTCCTGCAATCCTCCCTGGCGGTGCCCGCCCAGGTCTCCGAGACTCCTCCTTCCCCCGCGGCGCCCCGGCATGAGATGGGCTCCAGCGTTCCGGATCAGGACACACCCTCCACGGCGCGGCCGCTCTCCGCGGACGAGGCCGAGCCTGAGGCCGCAGCCCCCGCTCCTGGCACGGACATTCCAGCGGATGCGCCCACGGTGACGGTGGACGAGTCGGAGCTGCGGACCACGACGGCCGAGCAGCAGCGGCTGGTGCATGGCGCGCCCCTGTACAACCCGAACGTGGCCGTCCACATCGTCCAGAAGAAGCGCTTCGCGGACGAGGGCCGGCACGAGTTCTCGCTCTACCCGGTGGCGGTGCAGGTGAACGGCAAGTTCACCAACCACCTGGGCAGCGCGCTCCACTACACGTACCACCTGCAGGAGAACTTCGCGCTCCAGGTGACGGGCCAGTACAACTGGCACACCAACGAGAGCGACTTCAACCTGGAGCTGATCGACAAGGTCCGCGAGCAAGCGCAGGCCGCCTCGTCGCTGCTGCTCCAGTGGGGCGCCCAGGCGGGTGTGGAGGTGACGCCGCTGTACGGCAAGTTCGCCTTCTACGACAACACGCTCGCGCAGTTCAGCGTGGTGCTCAGCGGTGGCGCGGGGGTGGGCGGCACCCGGCACTTGATCCGGCCAGAGGTGGCCAACCAGGTGGGAGGCGAGACGTTCAGCGTCCCCGCGCGCTTCGGCGCGGCGGGCAACAAGTTCCTGGGCTCGGTGGGAGGCGGCTTCCGCCTGCAGATCGGTGACTCGTACGCCGTGCGGCTGGAGGTGAAGGATCTCGTCTACACCGCGCGCGTGGACCGCGTGGATGGATGCAACCTGGCGGACTTCGAGCAGATGGAGGCGGCCCGCGTCTCCAACTCCCCCTTCGAGGGGCTGCCGCTCAGCAGTGGCTGCAAGTTCCAGAAGTTCGACGGCGTGGATCCCAAGACCCGGAAGAACTACCGCGAGGACATCATCCTCGGCAGGGATCTGGTCGAGGAGCCCTCGTCGGATGTCCTCAACAACGTGAGCTTCTACGCCGGGTTCTCGGTGCTCTTCTGA
- a CDS encoding outer membrane beta-barrel domain-containing protein: MSTVRSLPVLAALTLAMTASSAAGQEEQLLEEAVVRNRLYRPAGNFELSPSVGVSFLTYLTAHYSFNVGLAYNLFDTFALEARGGYALSRHTGLARSISESFLDREDKKVTDELEDLWRMNLHGVVGVRWAPVYGKLSLLADVPAHFQAYLWVGGGVASLKRESLIQCGQVVDRSLGICDDRTDPLDRSTANERFWVKESRAAPVVSAAVGLRFFAFERHGVKLEIRDWAFQDEYRVGLVRDEWEAGRETGEPAGSPGLTHLVQFDVGYTFLF; this comes from the coding sequence ATGTCGACCGTTCGTTCGCTTCCCGTCCTCGCCGCGCTGACCTTGGCCATGACGGCCTCGAGCGCCGCCGGACAGGAGGAGCAGCTGTTGGAGGAGGCCGTTGTCCGCAACCGGCTCTACCGGCCCGCTGGCAACTTCGAGCTGTCCCCCAGCGTGGGCGTCTCGTTTCTCACCTATTTGACGGCCCACTACAGCTTCAACGTGGGGCTGGCCTACAACCTCTTTGACACGTTCGCCCTGGAGGCCCGGGGCGGCTATGCGCTCAGCCGACACACGGGCTTGGCGCGCTCCATCTCCGAGAGCTTCCTGGACCGGGAAGACAAGAAGGTCACCGACGAGCTGGAGGACCTCTGGCGGATGAACCTCCACGGGGTGGTGGGCGTGCGCTGGGCCCCTGTGTACGGAAAACTGTCCTTGCTGGCGGACGTGCCTGCGCACTTCCAGGCATACCTGTGGGTGGGCGGAGGGGTGGCCTCCCTCAAGCGCGAGTCGCTGATCCAGTGTGGCCAGGTGGTGGATCGAAGCCTGGGCATCTGTGATGACCGGACGGATCCGCTGGATCGCTCCACGGCGAACGAACGTTTCTGGGTGAAGGAAAGCCGCGCGGCGCCGGTGGTGAGCGCGGCGGTGGGGTTGCGGTTCTTCGCCTTCGAGCGGCATGGCGTGAAGCTCGAGATTCGGGACTGGGCCTTCCAGGACGAGTACCGCGTGGGGTTGGTGCGGGATGAGTGGGAGGCGGGCCGCGAGACGGGCGAGCCGGCCGGCAGCCCGGGCCTCACGCACCTGGTCCAGTTCGACGTCGGTTACACCTTTCTCTTTTAA
- the rplC gene encoding 50S ribosomal protein L3, giving the protein MKGLIGKKIGMTQVFNDEGNLVPVTVVDVSTCQVVGKRTPEKDQYSAVTLGFGEIREKVLNQAQRGFFKKNSAALRRHLKEFRVTPEDAAQFNVGDAVKADLFTKGQLVDVTGTTKGRGFSGVMRRWSFKGSQTKTHGTHEYQRHPGAIGQRKTPGRTYPNKKMPGHYGVEQVTTQNLTVVDVDTEKGLLLIKGAVPGHNDAIVYVRPSVKVALRAQHKAARG; this is encoded by the coding sequence GTGAAGGGTCTGATTGGCAAGAAGATCGGCATGACCCAGGTGTTCAACGACGAGGGCAACCTCGTTCCGGTGACGGTCGTTGACGTCAGCACCTGCCAGGTGGTGGGCAAGCGGACGCCTGAGAAGGACCAGTACTCGGCGGTGACGCTGGGCTTCGGAGAGATCCGTGAGAAGGTCCTCAACCAGGCCCAGCGGGGCTTCTTCAAGAAGAACAGCGCGGCCCTGCGCCGTCACCTGAAGGAGTTCCGGGTCACGCCCGAGGATGCGGCGCAGTTCAACGTGGGCGACGCCGTGAAGGCGGACCTGTTCACCAAGGGGCAACTGGTGGACGTGACGGGCACCACCAAGGGCCGCGGCTTCTCGGGCGTCATGCGGCGCTGGAGCTTCAAGGGCTCCCAGACGAAGACCCACGGTACGCACGAGTACCAGCGTCACCCGGGCGCCATCGGTCAGCGTAAGACGCCTGGCCGCACCTACCCGAACAAGAAGATGCCGGGTCACTACGGTGTGGAGCAGGTGACGACGCAGAACCTGACGGTCGTCGATGTGGACACGGAGAAGGGGCTGCTGCTCATCAAGGGCGCCGTCCCGGGCCACAATGACGCCATCGTCTACGTGCGGCCGAGCGTGAAGGTCGCGCTGCGCGCCCAGCACAAGGCCGCCCGCGGTTAA
- a CDS encoding HupE/UreJ family protein — MRTERLAAPLALLLLLLAGGALAHDADLLFAQTGRSQPGAPQVHARLTMTVSTLEVLLSNRTDEEKPVSQKDLDARHPALAVGVWDRASLRTPEGPCARVGQTAQWHETFVELTATFHCPPGPVWQTFGLLSVLPPRYQVVWSRPGGGQGVSRVVDARQPQVVVSDAGEAPQRVPGLAGWVHLGMKHIFEGADHLAFLAALLLVGGTLKRVLALVSAFTVAHSLTLGATALGVLPLDAQRAHWAEVAIAVSILYVAAENLLVRQPRYRPLLTFLFGLVHGLGFARVLAGHGLEKSGLSELLGFNFGVELGQALVVLPVLPLMRLIQRRPAVHRKIVVLLSGAVLFMGINWLIERVG; from the coding sequence ATGCGGACGGAACGACTCGCGGCGCCCCTGGCCCTGCTGCTGTTGCTGCTGGCGGGCGGGGCGCTCGCGCACGACGCGGACCTCCTCTTTGCGCAAACCGGCCGCTCACAACCGGGGGCGCCGCAGGTCCATGCGCGGCTGACAATGACAGTCAGTACGCTGGAAGTGTTGCTTTCCAATCGCACTGACGAAGAAAAGCCTGTCTCCCAGAAAGACCTGGATGCGAGGCACCCGGCGCTCGCCGTGGGTGTTTGGGATAGGGCGTCCCTTCGCACACCGGAGGGGCCCTGTGCCCGGGTTGGACAGACGGCCCAGTGGCACGAAACGTTCGTAGAACTGACTGCCACCTTCCATTGCCCGCCCGGACCGGTGTGGCAGACGTTCGGGCTGCTGTCTGTCCTTCCCCCTCGCTATCAGGTGGTGTGGAGCCGTCCCGGCGGTGGACAGGGCGTGTCCCGCGTCGTGGATGCACGCCAGCCCCAGGTGGTGGTCTCCGACGCAGGGGAGGCGCCGCAGCGAGTGCCAGGTCTGGCTGGCTGGGTGCACCTGGGGATGAAGCACATCTTCGAAGGGGCGGACCATCTGGCCTTCCTGGCCGCGTTGCTGCTCGTGGGCGGCACGCTCAAGCGGGTGCTTGCCCTGGTGAGCGCGTTCACCGTGGCCCACTCCCTCACGCTGGGGGCCACGGCGCTGGGCGTGCTTCCCCTGGATGCGCAGCGGGCCCACTGGGCCGAGGTGGCCATTGCCGTCTCAATCCTCTACGTGGCGGCCGAGAACCTCTTGGTGCGTCAGCCCCGATACCGTCCTTTGCTCACTTTTCTTTTCGGACTGGTGCATGGCCTTGGCTTTGCCCGGGTGCTGGCGGGCCACGGTTTGGAAAAGTCGGGGCTGTCAGAACTGTTAGGCTTCAACTTTGGCGTGGAGCTGGGACAAGCGCTCGTCGTCTTGCCTGTTTTGCCGCTTATGCGGCTGATTCAACGTCGGCCTGCCGTTCATCGGAAGATAGTCGTACTGCTCTCTGGTGCTGTTTTGTTCATGGGCATAAACTGGTTGATCGAGCGGGTCGGTTGA
- a CDS encoding lmo0937 family membrane protein gives MFWTMSIILFVLWSVGMVTGSTEGLWVHLLLLFAVVALILAVARQGRRMVV, from the coding sequence GTGTTCTGGACGATGAGCATCATCCTGTTCGTACTGTGGAGCGTGGGGATGGTGACCGGCTCCACGGAAGGCCTTTGGGTCCATCTGCTGCTGCTCTTCGCGGTGGTGGCCCTCATCCTCGCGGTGGCCCGTCAGGGGCGGAGGATGGTGGTGTGA